One Microbacterium esteraromaticum genomic window carries:
- a CDS encoding glycerate kinase family protein codes for MSIRIPQRILVAPSGFKESLSAEAVAHAIASGLRRVIPGVHVDEYPVPDGGEGTAAALAAATGGELVPMTVTGPVGELVRAHWARLGGAASGTAVVEMASAAGLRLVPRDRRDPGATTTYGVGQLIAAALDDGATRIVVGCGDSGTSDGGAGALAALGVRILDRHGAQVAPGGARLGDARALDLDGVHPRASEVEIVLACNIHNVLCGPRGVARVFGPQKGADPQQVEQLAEALDHWAALLETQTPHGPAMDVRTGGGTGASGGLGAGLAAVLGARLAPRFEVLLDSGILPESIDDLLAAADLVITAEGAIDFQTPRGKVPAEVAMRARIAGVPVLGIAGSLGHGAPAVHDIGIGAITSILTVPMDLEQAVEQGEELLRDAAERSMRMMLLGSAMAARGA; via the coding sequence ATGTCCATCCGCATCCCCCAGCGAATCCTCGTCGCCCCCAGCGGGTTCAAAGAGAGCCTCAGCGCCGAGGCGGTCGCCCACGCCATCGCCTCCGGGCTGCGCCGGGTGATCCCCGGTGTGCACGTCGACGAGTACCCGGTCCCCGACGGCGGCGAGGGCACCGCGGCCGCGCTCGCCGCGGCGACCGGCGGCGAGCTGGTGCCGATGACTGTCACCGGCCCGGTCGGCGAGCTCGTGCGGGCCCACTGGGCACGCCTGGGCGGGGCGGCCTCCGGCACGGCGGTCGTCGAGATGGCCTCCGCCGCGGGGCTGCGTCTCGTGCCGCGGGATCGCCGAGACCCCGGGGCGACCACCACCTACGGCGTCGGCCAGCTGATCGCGGCGGCGCTCGACGACGGAGCGACCCGCATCGTCGTCGGCTGCGGGGACTCGGGCACGAGCGACGGCGGGGCCGGCGCGCTGGCGGCCCTGGGCGTCCGCATCCTCGACCGCCACGGGGCGCAGGTCGCGCCCGGCGGTGCGCGACTCGGCGATGCGCGCGCACTCGATCTCGATGGCGTACACCCCCGGGCCTCCGAGGTCGAGATCGTGCTCGCCTGCAACATCCACAATGTGCTCTGTGGCCCGCGCGGCGTCGCCCGTGTCTTCGGGCCGCAGAAGGGGGCCGACCCTCAGCAGGTCGAGCAGCTCGCCGAGGCGCTCGACCACTGGGCTGCTCTGCTCGAGACGCAGACGCCGCACGGCCCTGCGATGGATGTGCGCACCGGCGGTGGGACCGGTGCCTCCGGAGGTCTCGGCGCCGGGCTCGCCGCTGTGCTCGGCGCGCGGCTCGCACCTCGGTTCGAGGTGCTGCTCGACAGCGGCATCCTGCCCGAGTCGATCGACGACCTGCTCGCCGCTGCGGATCTGGTGATCACGGCCGAGGGGGCGATCGATTTCCAGACGCCGCGCGGCAAGGTCCCGGCCGAGGTCGCGATGCGCGCCCGGATCGCCGGGGTCCCCGTGCTCGGCATCGCCGGTTCCCTCGGGCACGGGGCGCCGGCCGTGCATGACATCGGCATCGGCGCGATCACCTCGATCCTCACCGTGCCGATGGACCTCGAGCAGGCCGTCGAGCAGGGGGAGGAGCTGCTGCGAGATGCGGCCGAGCGCAGCATGCGGATGATGCTGCTCGGCTCCGCCATGGCGGCGCGCGGCGCCTGA